The following proteins come from a genomic window of Streptomyces sp. GS7:
- a CDS encoding ATP-binding protein — protein sequence MIRQPSRHCTVELQAVPARIGHVRRIVSAQLRYWSLDALIDPAALGVTELLANVHRHARPSKQCTVELCVLLDQLTVSVHDLDPRLPRIRVADSWETCGRGLALIAALSESWGVRPDDPGKVVWFTLPALTTAPEEARAVRTRWDTAPLEDTAADPRPRTRSARVG from the coding sequence GTGATCAGGCAGCCCAGCAGACACTGCACGGTGGAGCTCCAGGCCGTCCCGGCCCGCATCGGGCATGTGCGCAGGATCGTCTCCGCGCAACTGCGGTACTGGAGTCTCGACGCGTTGATCGACCCGGCGGCCCTCGGGGTCACCGAACTCCTCGCCAACGTCCACCGGCACGCCCGCCCCAGCAAGCAGTGCACCGTCGAACTGTGCGTCCTGCTGGACCAGTTGACGGTCTCCGTGCACGATCTCGATCCGCGGCTGCCGCGGATCCGGGTCGCCGACAGCTGGGAGACCTGCGGGCGCGGGCTGGCGCTGATCGCGGCACTCAGCGAGAGCTGGGGGGTCCGCCCGGACGACCCGGGCAAGGTCGTCTGGTTCACCCTCCCGGCACTGACCACCGCTCCCGAGGAAGCCCGCGCGGTCCGCACCCGCTGGGACACCGCGCCGCTGGAGGACACGGCGGCCGACCCCCGTCCCCGTACGCGGAGCGCGAGGGTCGGCTGA